A section of the bacterium HR11 genome encodes:
- the pglA gene encoding N, N'-diacetylbacillosaminyl-diphospho-undecaprenol alpha-1,3-N-acetylgalactosaminyltransferase, with protein MPSCAPKVLLVANWDWVIYNFRLPLARALRAHGYEVVLVFPFGKFLERIRAEGFRCIPWSLDRGSLNPLQDGRALWQLVRIYQEERPHIVHHFTIKPNLYGSLAARWGSLNHRGSIRPTAINTFEGLGFMFSDHLKARLLRWGLIPFLRYALHRPNTWTVFLNEQDRAFFLRRGWVPAHRSTVIVSTGVDIQRFRPAGGGPVGKGSEGPLTVLMAGRLLWDKGVGEFVQAARILRQKGLRVRLRLIGSPDPGNPACVPEAQVRAWAREGLIEWLGHREDMPELLREAHVAVLPSYHEGVPRFLLEAAATGLPLVATDIEGCRAVVRPGENGFLVPVRDAQALAEAIERLAQDPALREQMGRASRAIAIQEFDEQKILAQWLTLYQQIRTEVGTS; from the coding sequence ATGCCATCTTGTGCCCCCAAAGTCCTGCTGGTCGCCAATTGGGATTGGGTCATCTATAACTTCCGCCTACCCTTAGCGCGGGCCCTGCGGGCGCACGGTTACGAGGTCGTTTTGGTCTTCCCCTTCGGGAAGTTTCTCGAACGGATTCGGGCAGAGGGGTTCCGGTGTATCCCGTGGTCTTTGGATCGAGGGAGCCTGAATCCTTTGCAGGACGGGCGGGCCCTCTGGCAATTGGTGCGGATTTATCAGGAGGAACGTCCCCATATCGTCCACCACTTTACCATCAAGCCGAATCTGTATGGTTCCTTGGCGGCACGGTGGGGAAGTCTCAACCATCGGGGGAGCATTCGACCGACCGCGATCAATACCTTTGAGGGGCTGGGGTTCATGTTTTCGGACCATCTCAAAGCCAGGCTGCTGCGGTGGGGGCTTATCCCCTTCCTGCGGTATGCCCTGCATAGGCCGAACACGTGGACCGTGTTCCTGAACGAGCAAGACCGAGCGTTCTTCCTTCGCAGGGGGTGGGTCCCGGCCCATCGAAGCACGGTGATCGTTAGCACCGGTGTGGACATTCAGCGGTTTCGGCCTGCGGGGGGTGGACCGGTCGGAAAGGGGTCGGAGGGGCCGCTGACGGTTCTCATGGCCGGCCGGCTCTTGTGGGACAAGGGCGTGGGGGAGTTTGTCCAGGCCGCCCGAATCCTCCGGCAGAAGGGGCTCCGGGTGCGGCTCCGCCTCATCGGGAGTCCAGACCCCGGCAATCCGGCCTGCGTACCTGAGGCGCAGGTCCGGGCCTGGGCGCGGGAGGGGCTCATCGAATGGTTGGGGCACCGGGAGGACATGCCGGAACTCCTGCGGGAAGCTCATGTGGCCGTCCTACCGAGTTATCACGAAGGCGTTCCGCGATTTCTGTTGGAGGCGGCGGCGACGGGCCTGCCCCTTGTGGCGACCGACATCGAGGGATGTCGGGCCGTCGTGCGGCCCGGGGAGAACGGATTCCTCGTGCCTGTGCGGGATGCACAGGCCCTGGCCGAGGCCATCGAGCGCTTGGCCCAAGACCCCGCCTTGCGGGAACAGATGGGGCGGGCGAGCCGGGCCATCGCTATACAAGAGTTTGACGAACAAAAGATTCTGGCCCAATGGCTGACCCTCTATCAGCAGATTCGCACAGAGGTAGGAACATCCTAA
- the pimB_3 gene encoding GDP-mannose-dependent alpha-(1-6)-phosphatidylinositol monomannoside mannosyltransferase: protein MNVLHVINTLSAGGAELHLLTLCRYLKQAGVEVVVAYLKEGRGSRPLQCDFEAAGIPVFNLRGDGVRFVRPWLRLRRLLKQEKPDILHTHLPRADLLGFLACRSGFSGSWVCSVHGIYANHWRGRRALPLFGPVWRRADRIIAISKAVREWLVQGFGLPPEKVQVVYYGIELERWVSPAQDLRSAWGLEGRLLIGSVGRLEPVKGHDLLIRAMPAVVREFPQTTLLIAGHDPWSYGRVLERLVIQLGMDRHVRFLGFQSDIPSFLHSIDVFALASRSEGFGQVIIEAMAAGKPVVASKIAPLTEIIRHGETGLLVKPGDPNEFAEGVAWILKNPDQARQMGKRGQEVVASDFSAEKMANKITALYSELLNRLQ from the coding sequence ATGAACGTTCTTCATGTCATAAATACCCTTTCCGCTGGCGGCGCTGAACTCCACCTGCTGACGCTCTGTCGTTACCTGAAGCAGGCGGGCGTGGAGGTCGTGGTCGCTTACCTGAAGGAGGGCCGCGGTAGCCGTCCTCTTCAGTGCGACTTTGAGGCGGCGGGGATTCCGGTGTTCAATCTCAGGGGCGACGGCGTGAGGTTCGTGCGGCCCTGGCTCCGGTTGCGCCGCCTGCTCAAGCAAGAGAAGCCAGATATCCTCCATACTCACCTCCCCCGTGCGGACCTGCTGGGCTTCCTGGCTTGCCGGAGTGGGTTCTCGGGTTCGTGGGTCTGCTCGGTGCACGGTATCTATGCTAACCATTGGCGCGGGCGCAGGGCGCTTCCCCTGTTTGGACCGGTTTGGCGTCGGGCCGACCGTATCATTGCCATCTCCAAGGCAGTGAGGGAGTGGCTGGTACAGGGCTTTGGGCTTCCTCCCGAAAAGGTCCAAGTGGTCTACTACGGCATCGAGCTCGAGCGGTGGGTATCCCCTGCCCAAGACCTGCGCTCTGCCTGGGGGCTTGAGGGAAGATTGCTCATCGGAAGCGTCGGGCGCTTGGAGCCCGTAAAAGGGCACGACCTCCTGATCCGAGCGATGCCCGCCGTTGTTCGTGAATTCCCACAAACAACACTACTCATTGCAGGGCACGATCCGTGGAGCTATGGGCGTGTATTGGAAAGGTTGGTGATACAACTGGGCATGGACAGACATGTGCGCTTTCTTGGATTCCAAAGTGACATCCCTTCGTTCCTTCACAGTATTGATGTCTTCGCTCTTGCCTCTCGCTCAGAGGGCTTCGGGCAGGTGATCATCGAAGCCATGGCCGCCGGCAAGCCTGTTGTAGCAAGCAAGATTGCGCCGCTCACCGAAATCATACGTCACGGTGAAACCGGGTTACTGGTGAAGCCAGGTGATCCTAATGAATTTGCTGAGGGGGTTGCGTGGATCTTAAAGAATCCTGATCAAGCTCGGCAAATGGGCAAAAGGGGGCAGGAAGTCGTAGCATCTGACTTCTCTGCCGAGAAGATGGCCAATAAGATTACCGCACTATACAGTGAGTTATTGAATAGATTGCAGTGA
- the mshA_3 gene encoding D-inositol 3-phosphate glycosyltransferase produces MRLLLFNLATDADDPILGFTTRWIQALAKRVEFIHVITMRAGRIDVPENVRVYSVGKEKGYSEPRRAVEFYRHLFRILREDRIDACFSHMIPIFSVLAAPVLKARRIPIVTWYAHPSLTWTLKLAHRLSDRMVASVETAYPYRKDKLVVVGQGIDTDLFSPDGTPLEEPPLILCVGRLSPVKDHPTLVRAAALLRERWGKPFRVVILGGPAGPQDELYIRSLQRMVEELDLQNIVCFHPPVPQSALPGWYRRCTVHVNLTPTGFGDKVAWEAMACGRPCVAANEGFRETMGEYARMLLFPYGNAEALAARLLWVLDLDACERDLIGAYLRERVLERHSLNGLAQKMIEILGSASEAKRSTHSEARR; encoded by the coding sequence ATGAGGCTGCTTCTGTTCAACTTGGCGACGGACGCCGACGACCCCATTCTGGGTTTCACCACCCGCTGGATTCAAGCATTAGCCAAACGGGTGGAATTCATCCATGTCATCACCATGCGGGCGGGACGGATTGATGTGCCTGAAAATGTCCGCGTCTACTCGGTGGGCAAGGAGAAGGGCTACAGCGAGCCTCGCCGGGCCGTGGAGTTCTACCGGCATCTGTTCCGCATCCTCCGCGAGGACCGTATTGACGCCTGCTTCTCCCACATGATCCCCATCTTCAGTGTTCTGGCGGCGCCGGTGCTCAAAGCCCGCCGTATTCCCATCGTGACCTGGTATGCCCACCCCAGCCTCACCTGGACCCTGAAACTCGCCCATCGCCTCTCCGACCGAATGGTCGCCAGCGTGGAGACGGCGTATCCTTACCGCAAGGACAAACTGGTGGTCGTGGGCCAAGGCATTGATACCGACCTCTTCAGCCCTGACGGCACGCCCCTGGAGGAGCCGCCCCTGATCCTGTGCGTAGGGCGTCTTTCCCCTGTAAAGGACCACCCGACCCTGGTCCGGGCTGCGGCCTTGCTACGGGAGCGCTGGGGAAAGCCCTTTCGGGTGGTCATTCTGGGTGGGCCGGCAGGGCCGCAAGACGAGCTTTACATCCGTTCCCTCCAACGGATGGTGGAGGAACTTGACCTTCAGAATATCGTCTGCTTCCATCCGCCTGTCCCCCAGAGTGCTTTGCCGGGCTGGTATCGGCGGTGCACCGTCCATGTCAACCTGACCCCCACCGGCTTTGGGGACAAGGTGGCCTGGGAAGCCATGGCCTGCGGGCGACCATGTGTGGCGGCGAACGAAGGCTTTCGGGAGACGATGGGGGAGTACGCCAGGATGTTGCTCTTCCCATATGGGAATGCGGAGGCGCTGGCGGCGCGTCTTCTGTGGGTGCTTGATCTGGATGCCTGTGAGAGGGATCTCATCGGCGCCTACCTCCGTGAGCGAGTTTTGGAACGCCATAGCCTTAATGGCCTAGCGCAGAAGATGATTGAGATTCTAGGCAGTGCCTCTGAGGCAAAGCGTTCAACGCATTCTGAAGCGAGGCGATAG